Sequence from the Cololabis saira isolate AMF1-May2022 chromosome 9, fColSai1.1, whole genome shotgun sequence genome:
TAGGGAATATGATTATTTTATTCGACATGCATGCTTTGTTGTTATTTAAAGAAATATCCATTATGGTTCTATCcacaaataaatgtgttttaaatgtcattttaaatgTGTATGAGTTAGTAAGCATGTCtgcatgtatatatattcaTGTTTGTATATAATAAATTACCATAAATCTACAATTACTTCCCATGAGTTCCTATTGATTTCCATATACTGCCACTTAATTTCCTTGGACAGTTTGTAAAATATATTATGTTCTAATTTCCAGCTGCCTAAGTCCATATGGAGAGTTTCTGAAAGGTTTATGGCTATTTACTTGAAATGTCCCGCCCTTTTGCACCTCCAGTCAGTATCCATTTTATCTTGGGCCCAGGAACAACTGGAACCGACACTAAATTAGATTGAATTACGTGGGCATCTGTGACTCAGATAGCATAAAAACAAGGAGGCAGTTTCAAAATGTGCTCCTACTCTGCATTTCCCCGAATTCCCATGAAATGCAACACATAcacagaagggaaaaaaaaatcttattacatttTTAACAAGTCAAGCTGCTCCCCCCGAGTTGCAGAGGGCAAGAAATTACAAAGCTGAGGGACGTCTCAGCTCCATACTTTCGATGGACTATTAGTTATTCCGGCTAGCTGAACCCCCATTAGGTCTGCCATTTAAAGCTCCCACGCCACATTCTCACACGAAAGCTACAAGATTGATAAGATGACCATCTCACCTCCAGGTTCCCTTGTGCTTGAGGAATGCTCAACTCTAGATTATCTGACAAGGAGCATTACTGAGAACAATAAAATATGTTTGCGCTAGCCTCTCCGGTGAGTTCAGTAAAGGACACAACAAGAACAAGAGGGGTCCTGCAGCACAAGCCGCTGATTTAAAACATATTCTGCGGTGATTTATAGGCTCCATGTAGAATACGAGATATAAACTGTGTGGCAGCGAGAGATAAAACTTTGTCTCTGAGCTGCAGTGGCAGATACGATGGGGAAGAAAGATGTCTCCTGTACACCACAGCATGTTTGGTTAGAAATACAAAAAATCATCCTGTGacgcttcatttttttcctcagcaCGACACGTTCTGTTAATCACACTTTACCATAGTGCCAAATGAAATAGAtaatagagggaaaaaaaacaggtcAGATGCAGAGCATTTGGGGGCACACGCTCAAAGAACGTGCCTAATTAAGCATGAGCAAACTGATTAGGTTTTGTGTCAGGGCTCTCTGTCTTTAATCCAGCAATGAAATCCTGATTCTATTTGAACTTTCCAGACATAAAGTGACACTTGTGTGCCTCAATACTTTCTTTAGATTTCTCTTATTAAACAATAGTCCGATGCctaaacataaacatacacatgaTGCCGTTTGCTACTGCAGTGGCACAACAGAGCCAGACAACAAAATAGAGTCCAAATGCataatttatcttttatttggCTACAGGACTTTATAGTGTTCTCCACCCTACGGTGACTGTTTCAACTTTGCAAATTAAACTAATGAGGAAAATGCTAAGCACACAATTGCCAGAGGCAGGAAAAGACAATGAGAGAAATTATCATAAGCTGGAAGGATGTAAAGAAATGTGCGTGTATTAACGTAGAAAACACACGTTCGACAAAACTTGACAGAACTTGTGTATTTGTTACGACAGCTGTGGTAGCAAACACACGGGATAGGAGAGGACCACCTGCACGGTGACTTGATCTAATGCATTGTTTTTATTCCCAGCGAGGAAGTAGGCCATTTGTGAATAAATAACAGGCAGCCTGATAATACGCAAATTAATCAAGGGCAGCTTTCGTGAAGCTAATGAAAGATAAACCCACTTTGTGCAGAATGTGTCGTAATGTATGCAAGTCGCCCGGAAAGAGGAGCTGCCACTGCCGTTTTAGCTAATGGGAATCATATTTCAGCAATAACATAGCATGATTTAAAGTAGCAGCTGTGCAGTCACGTGGAACTGAACAAACCAGCATATTGCAAGAACAAGTCACCATGCACTGACCTTTGCTTCCTGATCCCAgagcagaggaaaaaaagcagAGGAGAACACAGGTATTTTTCCCCACAGAGTGTTAGAAAATTTACCTCTCACGCCTCGCAGTGGAAATGGATTTTTGGAGGGCAACAGTCATACCTCGCATTCCCTGGAGCCTGAGATGGTGTATGTGTAGGGTCCTGTCCCATTAACCAGCATATCCATAGTCTCTGAGGGGGAAGGCTTGTAGTCCACATAGTATTCTTGCAGTGGGGAATTAAAGGAGCGCTCAGTCTCACGTGCCTTTTTCTGCCGCTTTTTGACAGCTGAGCGTAGCTGCAGCTGTTTGAGGCTGCTGGGGTAGTGCTTCCACGACACGTAGATGACCAGCAGAATTATAGCCACGGACAAGaagagggccacgctaccggcTATGATCTTGTGGAAGGACACAAACTCGGTCTCGGGCAAGGGGGCGGTGGGGGACGCCTTGGAAGGAGTCGGGGGCGCCGTCCTGTTGAGGGTCAGCTTCTGATCCACCACGGGCTGAGTGGGGAGAGGCAGCAGCTCGGGCTGAAACGCCGACGTGAGGGGCAGTGTCGTCGAGGTGAGAGGGGTCGGAGTCGCGGTGCAGATGTTGTAAGTGTCCACCACATCTGTTACCTTCTCTCCTTGTGCCTCCTTAGGGCTGGCACAAATCATAGTAGTCTCCTTGTTACCTTTGAAGGCTTTGAGCCAGGACACCAGCGGGCATATGTTGGGATTACAGTGCCACAAATTACCGGCCAGGCTGATGGTGGTGAGGGAGATCCAGGTCTCCACTGTCTGCTGGGAGACATTGCTGAGTTTGTTAGAGTCCAGGTTTAGAGTCTGGAGGTTGGGCAGGCACCGAAATGTGCTGGGatccagctcctgcagctcgttCCCTGTGAGGTCCAACTTTTGCAACGAAGTCCACATCCACGGCAGGCCCTGCGTTAGCAGTTTGACACGGTTCCACTGCAGGTAGAGCGCCCGCAGGTTGGTCAGGCGGGGGAAATGGGCAAAGTTTATCTTTGAAAACTGGTTGTGCTCCAAGTGAAGTTCGACGAGCTTTAGGAGTCCCGCAAAGGCGTTACGCGTGAGGCTCCTCAGCCTGTTGTAGCCAATATCGAGGAACTCCAGGTTGCGACAGTCGAGGAAGATGCGCATGGGGACGGTTTTTAAGGAGTTGGACCTCAAGTGTAAACTCAGCAACTTCCGTAAGCCCAAGAACTGATTGGGCTGGAGAACCTGCAGTTTATTGTAGGACAGGTCTAGATTTCGTAGGTTTGGGACATCTTGGaaggtgttgttttttaaagttaCGATCTTATTGGAGCTTAAAATCAGTTCCTTAAGCCTCCGTATCCCGTGGAAAGCCTCGCCATCCACGGCGTTGATGTAATTGTGGTCGAGGTAGAGCCACACGAGTTGGCCCAGGCCCGCAAACTGGTGGGCTCTGAGGTTCACCAGGCTGTTGTAGCGGAGGGACAGGCCCTGTGTGCCCACAGACACATTGTTTGGCATGTCACGAAAGGCATTGGATTCACAGTATATTATTTTCCCATCACATCTGCAGCTCTGGGGGCAGGGCCGCTCCCGGATGCTGCTGGGAGCAGCGAGCAGCCAGGCAGGGGCCACCACTGTGAATACAAGCCATCTGAAAAGCACAGAAAGTCCTGGAGACACAGAAAAGTGATAGATGTAAGAGGGCAAACATGACACGAATACAAAgagctgttttctttttaaatgcagATTATATAAATGCATATCGCTGCTACTAGAAAGGCCCCTCCGGGTGGCTGTCAGCCAAAAAGTCAGCCTCAAAAACTATTTGGGGTAAAATAATTATTTGTAGCTACCTAAATAAGAACAAGCAATTGTGGTTGGAGTTGGGTGGAGCTGAAAAGTTGTTGGATCATTTATAAACCTGGTCATGTGACGTGTAGAGTCGGTTTATACAATTACACTTGTTCACAAATTTCTGATTTTTGTAAAGCCAGAAATTCTCAGTTTTGCAAATTTCTGGGTTAATGAAGTCAgaaattctgttttttttccatcaaaTTTGTGACTTCATAAAATCAAAAAATCAAGATTTCTTTTCTCAGGAAGTTTTAGCCATCACATGTTTTTTTCAAGTAGTCTTGATGCACTGGCGTGCTAGCTGAGTCAGCCCCGGCAAAATGTAAAACTACCTTCTTTTATTTTCCTACCTCAACTTACAGTACTTACTTACTCTAGctagtgttagtaaacttctagttagtgtaaactctagtgtgttagagtcagcagtcgtagctgcagctatagaacaagacttgATAGTCTCAAACacagcttcgtggtagatagcCTATGCCGCTGTAGGgctctgctgcaggggggaccgacattatccactgggcggtgcccctcacccttctattcttctcctcttccattttctatttattataagtatctcatagccatcattttgtccatcgttcttgtagtttgttgtgctggtctgccccctccctttttctcttttgtgtatgtttgcaggccggagcttcgggagctgcgtgctgacctgcagtccccccctctgatcatcccactgctgcttccacccgtctgtgtagatgtctgccatatgcttgctgacatcctggcctcccccccctgactgtttatatagtcaggggtgcacacaagccggtactcgagggccagtctactgcacatTTTAGATggttccctgcctcaacacaaccctgatagacaaggctgtgtcaccaacagttgtgtaaaccttgatgacatgttgatgacgaccagtgattagaatcaggtgtgttgaagacggagaaacatctaaaacatgcagtagactagccctcgagtaccggcttgtgtgcacccctgtagtcatccctgtagtgaaccagttagccattgtgtctgtgtctctcctttctctgttcttcattctctctgtctgttctctcttttcctgctctgcccagctggaggatgtccccccttatgatccaggtcctgctcaaggtttcttccctcctaaaggggagtttttacctgccaaatttcatgttttgtttatgttttggTTTGGTGTCACTTACAGCTGAAAGTGTCACTTTTAGTGAGGGTACTATAATGTCACAGTAGAGTCAGAGTAGAACAGGGGGTTTTTCATTTTGCAAGGGTCGTATTTCATAGTTTTCCACATATTGATTTGGCTACTATTTTACATCTGAGCCCTTCCTGACACCCCCCTCCCTATTTATCTGGGCTTGAGACCAGCACTATGATTGGCTGGGGTAATTGGGGCAATATGGGGTTCATCATCCTGCCAAGAGACAGTTCTGGTGATTAATTCACCTTTAACTAATTTCACTTTTCACCAGTTCACAATGAAAGTCATTTTAGAGCACTTTACAAGGAAGACTTGTCCGATCAAAGACAATCCAATTTGATCTAATCAACCCCGTTCCTCCTCAGTTATACCCAGCTGATTATAATAGATTCCAGTTGTAGCACTCACGTTGGCTtaagtttttctcccactagaggagtttttacctgccagtgtttatcttatgtttatgtaataattgcttgggggtcatgttctgggtctctggaaagtgcatagagacaacttctgttgtaatagacgctatataaataaaattgaattgaattgaattgaaattgaaccaGAACTGAGATCAGCCCAAATAAACTCGCGTGAACGCAATAAGAAACTGTGTATCTTTTCTTCGGGTTCCTTTTTCTAAGAAAAATGAGTTCAGTTCACCTAAAAAGGACCATAAACATCCTCACTTGTAAGGATTTGACATTTCCCTGTTTGGTTTTGAAAGCCCATGTccctgagtttcagttctgacttgaccctcctgtttccaatctgctctgattgtctgcacctgtgtctcgtaaatcccctgtgtatatctagtcttgtctttcccctgctgtCACTGGTCCTTACTGTTTGCTCCCaccatgttctcctcgtcaggTTTACCCAGTTTTCTTGTTCCTGttctgtttttgatcctgctcagcagcgtttttggttttgtctttacaaataaatctAAGTTTTTTTGGAACTCttgcctcctgcctcctgctctcctgcgtttgggtccttaACCATTCCTGACATCACTTTCACTAACCTGggacccccgccccccccaatTTAAAATCTTGCACAGGCCCCCCAAAATGCTGGGAACACCCTTGAATATAAGGTGGAGTAGAATTTAGTTGAAGAACCCAAACTACCAAGAGACTCTGAGCCATTTGAACCCGCGTCTCCGTGATCTTGACTGCTAAGGTGATTGATAAGGACATGCATCAGGTATAATTTGGTTGCACAACTATTTGGTTGCAAAAAAGCCTCTATCCCAGACTGCAACTGTCATTCCCAGATATCACCAGccccatctccacctgaaccccAACACAGGACTGGTCACATACCCATGTTTGCTCGGCGTCCCTGCTCTGCCCGGACGGCTGGCGGCTCCGGGACGCGCGTCTGTGCGCGGAGAGCCCGGGCAGTGCGCGCCGCAGTCGGGCACCTGCGGGTGATGACGGCCGGCGGCCGCTCCGGAAGGTGTGCGTCAACCTCGGCCGAGAGTTTGCAGCTTTTTTACCGCACAACATGAGCTCGGTGGTGCGCGAGGATTCTGACAGCAGGAGCCTCAGCAAGCCCGAGCACGGAGGCTCCCGAGCCGGTGGTGGTGGGTGCCCATGGACGGTGACTCTCTTCAGCTTTAAAATACATCCCAAACACCCGACTCGCCAATTGTTGAATCTGagagataaaaaataataaataaataaaagagcaaGGGGGAAATAAGTGAAACAGAGAAACAGAGTCCAAAGCCGGCAAGTGCAGGTTTGTTGTATGTGGTAGGAAAAGGTGCAGGCTCTTGAGGGTTTGACGCCTTGACCGTGGCATCAAGAATAAATCAGTTGTTTAGCAACAGGGATGATGTTGGTGTGGAGAGGACGCAGCTCCAGGTTCCAGTTCCAGGACTCGAGACGCCCTCTAGTGGCCGCCGAGCGCATTGCAGCTCCGCACCAGAGCCGGCTGTTGTTCTCACCGGCACATCCTGCATATCAATTAAAGCCGAGGAAAGGGAACATTGTTTGCTCCGCATTCAGATATTTGCCAAGCTTGTACTGCCTGTCAGATTCCCCAGAAGAGCTCAGAGTCTCACGTTTTTAGATACAGCTCACAAGGAGGTTTCCCTCTGGACTTCATCAGTACACAATCAGATAAGAAATATTTTGTCCTAAATCCTGACAACAGTGTCACAGAATGGTTTAAAGCGTCATTAAAAGCATCTGTTATGAAGAATGTCTTTAATTCATGCTTTGACACTATATTTTTAAAGATCACCATGTGACCTACTTGTAtgtataaccagtactggagttgaggggggatggcatccccccctgaaataaaaacagtcaaaatcatcccccctgtaaaactgccatccctcctttccatcccttatgtcatttcatcaatgaatgtggttttactgctatttcaacatttagagtcatcaccagaaaaataacaccagaaaaataacttatttgacaatttttacccgtttcaagtaaattttcacttgaaataagtagaaaaatctgccagtgggacaagatttatcttcttattacaagcaaaaaaatcttgttccactggcagatttttctacttatttcaagtgaaaatctacttgaaacaggtgaaaattgttgggtttttttcagtgatgagtcttgttttaagtgtaatgaaattttttttactaaaatgagacattttaaccagaaataagacaaatattcttgttaagatttttagtttttgcagtgatccattttacttatcttgTGAAGGacaaagttcagaaaagtgtttttttattgttgtgttttgatgtatttgatgtaagcccagtggatatttaaagcgtacagaaggctgcatttaactgctgctatgtcattcctgcagtatttctgcagctgttttggtcagtgctattatttgtaatatattatattatttgtaatcagcacaaattatctgtccccatatgataaaatccaccatcccccctgatttcttttttacaactcgagtactgctgacAATAGTGTCACAGAATGGTTTAAAGCATCGTTTAAGGCATCTGCTATGAAGAATGTCTTTAATTCATGCTTTGACACTATATTTTTAAAGACCACCATGTGACCTACTTGTATGTATAACAGTATTAAGATGATTACAAACTAATCCTTTTTCATTAAAAGGTTAAATCTTTTGGAACATAATTTTTGAAATACTGCAGGCTATAATCCaaatacttacaaaaaaaatgaacaaactaTATTTAGATGCACTACTGTAATTATGTAGTCTACGAATAACTAGGCTTCATAAACGTTACATTCAAAGGAGACATGGTATGACCTTTTTTTTATGAAGAGTCGACTCAATTTCCTGAGGTATTGCTGAAAAGTTTCTGACAGGTTTTGGCCAAAATACGACAAGGATACATTTAATAAGCTCCGTTTACAACCATGTACTGACACATCTGCTCAAAGCAGTTAGTTTTACAAGTGCCCGTTGGATACATCCTCGATTTAACAGGAGCAGGAAAACATCCGGAGGATTCAGACCTTACTCGGCAAGAGGATAACTGTGACTGATGACGTTTCACAGCCCGAGCAAAAACAAGTAGAGACCAAGAGGCAGTGTTACAACTTTACATCACTCACTTCTAAATTGCAGCTATTGCAGCTTAATGTGAAGTTGGATGGAGATAGAAGTAGGGAAAAGCTGGAGTATTCTATCTATCAGGATGGAGGATTGCACCAAAGTCAAGATTCGATGCAATCTGTTTGGTCCTGTAGCCATGCTGTCTTTGTGAATTGGTGTTATATTCAATTaatatcaattcaattcaattttatttatattacaacgtctattacaacagaagttgtctctaggcgctttaaagagacccagaacatgacccccgagcaattattacatgaacataacataaacactggcaggtaaaaactcccctagtgggagaaaaaccttaagccactGTGAGTGCTACAACTGGAATCTATTATAATCAGCTGGCTATAACTGAGGAGGAACTGGGGTTGATTAGATCAAATTGGATTGTCTTTGATCGGACAAGTCTTCTTTGTAAAGTGCCGTAAAATGACTTTCATTGTGAACTGGTGAAAAGTGAAATTAGTTAAAGGTGAATTAATCCCCAGCCTCACCAGAACTGTCTCTTGGCAGGATAATGAACCCCATATTGCCCCAATTACCCCAGCCAATCATAGTGCTGGTCTCAAGCCCAGATAAATAGGGAGGGGGGTGTCAGGAAGGGCTCAGATGTAAAATAGTAGCCAAATCAATATGTCGAAAATGATGAAACACGACCCTtgcgaaataaaaaaaaaaccctcttctACTCTGACTCTACTGTGACATTATACAGTAGTACTCTCACTAAAGGTTACACTTTCAGCTGTAACTTTTCAGCTGTAAGTGACACCAAaccaaaacctttttattttgtatatctcctcttcatttttatttttatttatcctttatttatccaggaaagtcccattgaaatacaatatctcttctgccagggagacctggtcaagatggcagcagaaaaataaattcagtttcatataaaagaaaatacatacaaggacaagtaactttacaaaaaaataaaaatatatcaaaacaagaaacaaacaaacataaaacatacaaggatcagaaagctaaaaagatttcatgacaaataatggcacttgattaaaaacaatgacattgtcCTATGAAAACGGATTTTaacatatgtttgaacatgttaagagagggtaaatatcatcaatcaatcaattatcaTCAATATTCATCTCAGATTTTAGCATGTCTTTGTTTAGTTCCTGGGCATGAAAGGTTTCAAGAGGTCAAATTGCTTTTTGTTGGTGTCCAAAGGTGAGTTCAGGAAAGAGATTTTGACCTGATGAATTTAAAAACAGCTCCTTGATCTACAGCCTACATGTATGTTGTTTTCTTATATTTGCCATCATTGTATGTATAATtagaattttattttaaatccatGAGCATACAACCCTTGCAGATACAGCATGCAGATAAAACCAGGTGTGTGCAGTTTCCTCTCATTCTTCAGTTACTGATGCATTCAGACTGAAATATCTTAGTTGTAAACAAAGGAAGCTTTAAATGCTTCATGTGGGACTCCGACTCAGGGTCAAAGTCATCTTTTCTAATGGGTCCCTCAGCCCAAGCACTTAATGAGCAGTATAATTACCAGTAATGGacattaatgaacattttaGCTCAAATTTCAGATAGTTTGTAACAAAGAAATTGCTGGAAACAAGAATGACACAGATGCATCCATCACTTCAGCAGCCACAGCAGATTTAATTTCCACTGTTAGATCAATGAGCTAACTAGGGTTGAAGGGCAtggtttctctctctttctctctctttttctctatctctctctctcacacacacactctcacacacacacacacatctctcTGCTCAATTCAAGCATGGCAGCAACAGTTATCCAGCTCTCTACTCTACGTCAAACACGCATTTATCTGTGGCAAAGCCTTCCGACCTTTATTCATCAATGTTCTGTTAAGCTGAAATGTGACACTATGTGATAAGAGTAAAGTAATGGGATATGTGTTTTCTTAGGAAATATTATGAAGCTCAGAGTAAAATTGACACGAATGACAATTTTATCATCTTTTTGGTGAAATCTGTATGGaatacccatccatccatcacctatACCCGCTGAAATGATATCCGGGGTCAGGACCACGGACAGCTCATCAGTCTATTGAAGGGCAGTAAAATACTGTGTCATACTTTTGTTGCATATTTTCAAGTGtgcaacataaatatatatttttcacttCTGGTAATACATTTGTTGATAGACATTCTTTCATTTCAGACCTTCATTATGTTACAAAAACATTTGGTGTCAGGGAAATGTACTATCCTTTCAGCCCGTCACTCTGTTTAAAAGCGTtgagcattttgtttttccagaCGATGTAAACAGGCGATTATAATGATGATATTGcatcaaaagtaaaaaaaaaaaaaaaaaaagaaaaaaagaaagaaaaagtaaaaaaaaaatgcatgtctGTGCTAGACTAGAGTACAAAAGGCATTGATTGGATTAAGTCAGTcagtcttcttctcttcctcaaACAGGTCTGAGTGCTGGTCATTTTGATAAATGGGTTCAAGAAAAAAGAATAGCAAAAGAATCCCATGGGAGGAAAGGTATCTACTGTCGTATTGCCACTAACATAAATCAGAACAAGTCACTGCTTACTTCCCACAGAATATATACCACCAGGCTTCCTTTGTTTGATGCcagatcacattttttttttcccttcactgttgctttttgtgcatttgttttattctccaAGTTTTGTTCTGTTCCTATCTGGCTTGTCTTTGAGTTTTGGATTTCTGTTTTTGGAAACCCTGCAATTGTTgagttttttggtttgtttaatAAATGTTCTTATTCTCTGCACCTGCCCACCTTCCTGTCTGTGAATCCCCGGGTGTGCTCCATTTCAACTCTGTGACAGAAGtggaatgaattaaaaaaaaaaaaagaagctaaacaaacagataaataaaattatctagcatttttaca
This genomic interval carries:
- the LOC133451396 gene encoding leucine-rich repeat transmembrane neuronal protein 4 translates to MGLSVLFRWLVFTVVAPAWLLAAPSSIRERPCPQSCRCDGKIIYCESNAFRDMPNNVSVGTQGLSLRYNSLVNLRAHQFAGLGQLVWLYLDHNYINAVDGEAFHGIRRLKELILSSNKIVTLKNNTFQDVPNLRNLDLSYNKLQVLQPNQFLGLRKLLSLHLRSNSLKTVPMRIFLDCRNLEFLDIGYNRLRSLTRNAFAGLLKLVELHLEHNQFSKINFAHFPRLTNLRALYLQWNRVKLLTQGLPWMWTSLQKLDLTGNELQELDPSTFRCLPNLQTLNLDSNKLSNVSQQTVETWISLTTISLAGNLWHCNPNICPLVSWLKAFKGNKETTMICASPKEAQGEKVTDVVDTYNICTATPTPLTSTTLPLTSAFQPELLPLPTQPVVDQKLTLNRTAPPTPSKASPTAPLPETEFVSFHKIIAGSVALFLSVAIILLVIYVSWKHYPSSLKQLQLRSAVKKRQKKARETERSFNSPLQEYYVDYKPSPSETMDMLVNGTGPYTYTISGSRECEV